A single region of the Brassica rapa cultivar Chiifu-401-42 chromosome A03, CAAS_Brap_v3.01, whole genome shotgun sequence genome encodes:
- the LOC103858035 gene encoding protein MEI2-like 2 isoform X1, whose translation MVSSIAVLFLVLFEVGDAKKMELESKESLSADMPSFLRRSSEAFNGGSEYRSATDLSMFSSSLPTLFHEKLNMTDSDSWLSLDDNSPNLNKLVMGNSEKDSLEDVEPHSLEILLPEDENELLPGLIDELNFSGLPDELEDLDVFCTGGGMELDAESQRDAASSFVTRKRPSASGRVSVEHPNGEHPSRTLFVRNINSSIDDSELTALFEPFGEIRSLYTACKSRGFVMISYYDIRAAHAAMRALQNTLLRKRTLDIHFSIPKENPSEKDMNQGTLVIFNVDSTVSNDELLKLFGAYGEIREIRETPNRRFHRFIEYFDVRDAEAALKALNRSEIGGKCIKLELSRPGGARRVSVPSASQDMDRHEVTSFLASQVANSPPGNWPIGSPLKGSPTHAFPRPHGLGIIRPFNRDNMPGLASVLPGQTSSFHGFSPVSNDQGLLIHPNQTSLSKVLMHSYPYGQPHSLPEHIGGGISNSMSFIAPHSPGFGTSSDNRYRWGSPPQHLNYPGASSSSSSPTERHFTVRHGFPFAERQVSLLGKYQHHVGSAPSSTHFNSYTGSPETSSLIPLGFGDMGINKSYINSHGKANFGVSLQGNHNKQDFSGFGMSSLPFGGSRGHEPFAEQGRIQHIDGGQYHIDLDRIATGDDTRTTLIIKNIPNKYTYKMLVAEIDEKHKGDYDFLCLPIDFKNKCNMGYAFVNMVSPLHIVPFQQTFNGKIWEKFNSGKVASLAYAEIQGKSALASYMQNPSTMEDEKQLFPEVSHHNDEGQESKDQDRLFSSIWNTTAPDSDWSYRMDVNENPRKNIAEESS comes from the exons ATGGTTTCCTCCATCGCAG TtttatttcttgttttgtttgaaGTTGGTGACGCCAAAAAGATGGAGTTAGAATCCAAGGAATCACTATCTGCTG ACATGCCATCTTTTCTGAGAAGATCATCTGAAGCTTTTAATGGAGGCAGTGAATATCGTTCTGCAACTGATCTAAGCATGTTCTCTAGCTCATTGCCTACACTTTTTCATGAAAAGC TGAATATGACCGATTCAGATAGCTGGCTCTCACTTGATGACAACTCACCCAACCTAAACAAACTCGTCATGGGAAACTCAGAGAAGGATTCTTTGGAAGATGTTGAACCTCACTCTTTAGAAATCTTGCTTCCTGAGGATGAAAACGAGCTCCTTCCTGGCCTCATTGATGAGCTTAATTTCAGCGGCCTGCCTGATGAACTTGAAGATCTTGATGTCTTTTGCACTGGAGGGGGTATGGAGCTGGATGCTGAATCCCAACGCGATGCTGCAAGTTCATTTGTTACTCGTAAACGCCCCTCTGCATCTGGCAGAGTTTCAGTAGAGCATCCAAACGGTGAACATCCGTCAAGGACATTGTTTGTGAGGAATATCAACAGCAGCATCGATGATTCAGAGTTAACTGCTCTCTTTGAG CCGTTTGGGGAGATCAGGAGTTTGTACACAGCATGCAAAAGCAGGGGTTTTGTAATGATATCCTACTATGATATCCGAGCTGCTCATGCTGCAATGCGTGCACTACAGAACACTCTCTTAAGGAAAAGGACACTGGATATTCACTTCTCCATTCCCAAA GAAAATCCGTCAGAGAAGGATATGAATCAAGGGACTCTTGTGATTTTTAATGTGGACTCAACTGTATCAAATGATGAGCTCCTTAAGCTCTTCGGTGCCTATGGTGAAATAAGAGAG ATTAGAGAAACTCCAAACAGGAGATTCCACAGGTTCATTGAGTACTTTGATGTTAGAGATGCAGAGGCAGCTCTAAAAGCACTGAACAGAAGTGAGATAGGTGGGAAATGTATAAAGCTCGAACTTAGCCGTCCTGGTGGAGCCCGTCGAGT CTCGGTCCCTTCAGCAAGTCAAGATATGGACAGACACGAAGTTACAAGTTTCTTAGCTTCACAGGTTGCCAATTCTCCACCAGGTAACTGGCCCATTGGCAGCCCCTTGAAGGGCTCTCCCACGCATGCCTTTCCGAGGCCACACGGTCTAGGAATCATCAGGCCATTTAACCGAGATAACATGCCTGGATTAGCTTCAGTTCTCCCTGGTCAGACCTCCAGCTTTCATGGATTTTCGCCAGTCAGTAACGACCAAGGGCTATTGATTCACCCGAACCAAACTAGTCTTAGTAAGGTATTGATGCACAGCTACCCCTATGGGCAACCTCATTCGTTGCCAGAGCATATAGGAGGGGGTATTTCAAACTCCATGAGTTTTATAGCTCCACACTCCCCAGGGTTCGGGACTTCATCTGATAACCGCTATCGCTGGGGAAGCCCTCCTCAGCATCTGAATTATCCTGGTGCgtcgtcgtcatcatcatcaccaactGAACGTCATTTTACTGTTAGGCATGGTTTCCCATTTGCTGAGAGGCAAGTTTCATTGCTTGGGAAGTACCAGCATCATGTGGGCTCTGCTCCCTCAAGCACTCATTTTAATAGCTACACGGGTTCACCAGAGACATCCTCTCTGATACCCCTTGGATTTGGTGATATGGGAATCAACAAAAGCTATATCAATTCTCATGGAAAAGCGAACTTTGGTGTTAGTCTACAAGGAAACCATAACAAACAGGACTTCTCTGGCTTTGGCATGTCCTCATTGCCTTTCGGTGGGAGTAGAGGACATGAACCCTTTGCTGAGCAAGGTAGGATCCAACACATAGATGGTGGTCAGTATCATATTGACTTGGATAGAATTGCTACTGGAGATGATACTCGGACTACATTAATCATCAAAAACATCCCAAACAA GTATACTTACAAGATGCTGGTGGCTGAAATTGACGAGAAGCACAAGGGAGACTATGACTTTCTGTGCTTACCTATAGACTTTAAG AATAAGTGCAACATGGGTTATGCTTTTGTCAACATGGTCTCTCCATTGCACATTGTTCCCTTCCAACAG ACCTTCAATGGTAAAATATGGGAGAAATTCAACAGTGGGAAAGTAGCTTCATTGGCATATGCAGAGATTCAAGGAAAGTCTGCTCTTGCTTCATACATGCAGAATCCAAGCACTATGGAGGACGAGAAGCAATTGTTTCCAGAAGTCTCCCACCACAATGATGAGGGTCAAGAGTCTAAGGATCAG GACAGACTTTTTTCAAGCATTTGGAACACAACTGCGCCTGATTCAGATTGGTCTTACAGAATGGATGTTAACGAGAATCCGAGGAAGAACATTGCAGAAGAGTCTTCTTAA
- the LOC103858035 gene encoding protein MEI2-like 2 isoform X2, with protein sequence MVSSIAVGDAKKMELESKESLSADMPSFLRRSSEAFNGGSEYRSATDLSMFSSSLPTLFHEKLNMTDSDSWLSLDDNSPNLNKLVMGNSEKDSLEDVEPHSLEILLPEDENELLPGLIDELNFSGLPDELEDLDVFCTGGGMELDAESQRDAASSFVTRKRPSASGRVSVEHPNGEHPSRTLFVRNINSSIDDSELTALFEPFGEIRSLYTACKSRGFVMISYYDIRAAHAAMRALQNTLLRKRTLDIHFSIPKENPSEKDMNQGTLVIFNVDSTVSNDELLKLFGAYGEIREIRETPNRRFHRFIEYFDVRDAEAALKALNRSEIGGKCIKLELSRPGGARRVSVPSASQDMDRHEVTSFLASQVANSPPGNWPIGSPLKGSPTHAFPRPHGLGIIRPFNRDNMPGLASVLPGQTSSFHGFSPVSNDQGLLIHPNQTSLSKVLMHSYPYGQPHSLPEHIGGGISNSMSFIAPHSPGFGTSSDNRYRWGSPPQHLNYPGASSSSSSPTERHFTVRHGFPFAERQVSLLGKYQHHVGSAPSSTHFNSYTGSPETSSLIPLGFGDMGINKSYINSHGKANFGVSLQGNHNKQDFSGFGMSSLPFGGSRGHEPFAEQGRIQHIDGGQYHIDLDRIATGDDTRTTLIIKNIPNKYTYKMLVAEIDEKHKGDYDFLCLPIDFKNKCNMGYAFVNMVSPLHIVPFQQTFNGKIWEKFNSGKVASLAYAEIQGKSALASYMQNPSTMEDEKQLFPEVSHHNDEGQESKDQDRLFSSIWNTTAPDSDWSYRMDVNENPRKNIAEESS encoded by the exons ATGGTTTCCTCCATCGCAG TTGGTGACGCCAAAAAGATGGAGTTAGAATCCAAGGAATCACTATCTGCTG ACATGCCATCTTTTCTGAGAAGATCATCTGAAGCTTTTAATGGAGGCAGTGAATATCGTTCTGCAACTGATCTAAGCATGTTCTCTAGCTCATTGCCTACACTTTTTCATGAAAAGC TGAATATGACCGATTCAGATAGCTGGCTCTCACTTGATGACAACTCACCCAACCTAAACAAACTCGTCATGGGAAACTCAGAGAAGGATTCTTTGGAAGATGTTGAACCTCACTCTTTAGAAATCTTGCTTCCTGAGGATGAAAACGAGCTCCTTCCTGGCCTCATTGATGAGCTTAATTTCAGCGGCCTGCCTGATGAACTTGAAGATCTTGATGTCTTTTGCACTGGAGGGGGTATGGAGCTGGATGCTGAATCCCAACGCGATGCTGCAAGTTCATTTGTTACTCGTAAACGCCCCTCTGCATCTGGCAGAGTTTCAGTAGAGCATCCAAACGGTGAACATCCGTCAAGGACATTGTTTGTGAGGAATATCAACAGCAGCATCGATGATTCAGAGTTAACTGCTCTCTTTGAG CCGTTTGGGGAGATCAGGAGTTTGTACACAGCATGCAAAAGCAGGGGTTTTGTAATGATATCCTACTATGATATCCGAGCTGCTCATGCTGCAATGCGTGCACTACAGAACACTCTCTTAAGGAAAAGGACACTGGATATTCACTTCTCCATTCCCAAA GAAAATCCGTCAGAGAAGGATATGAATCAAGGGACTCTTGTGATTTTTAATGTGGACTCAACTGTATCAAATGATGAGCTCCTTAAGCTCTTCGGTGCCTATGGTGAAATAAGAGAG ATTAGAGAAACTCCAAACAGGAGATTCCACAGGTTCATTGAGTACTTTGATGTTAGAGATGCAGAGGCAGCTCTAAAAGCACTGAACAGAAGTGAGATAGGTGGGAAATGTATAAAGCTCGAACTTAGCCGTCCTGGTGGAGCCCGTCGAGT CTCGGTCCCTTCAGCAAGTCAAGATATGGACAGACACGAAGTTACAAGTTTCTTAGCTTCACAGGTTGCCAATTCTCCACCAGGTAACTGGCCCATTGGCAGCCCCTTGAAGGGCTCTCCCACGCATGCCTTTCCGAGGCCACACGGTCTAGGAATCATCAGGCCATTTAACCGAGATAACATGCCTGGATTAGCTTCAGTTCTCCCTGGTCAGACCTCCAGCTTTCATGGATTTTCGCCAGTCAGTAACGACCAAGGGCTATTGATTCACCCGAACCAAACTAGTCTTAGTAAGGTATTGATGCACAGCTACCCCTATGGGCAACCTCATTCGTTGCCAGAGCATATAGGAGGGGGTATTTCAAACTCCATGAGTTTTATAGCTCCACACTCCCCAGGGTTCGGGACTTCATCTGATAACCGCTATCGCTGGGGAAGCCCTCCTCAGCATCTGAATTATCCTGGTGCgtcgtcgtcatcatcatcaccaactGAACGTCATTTTACTGTTAGGCATGGTTTCCCATTTGCTGAGAGGCAAGTTTCATTGCTTGGGAAGTACCAGCATCATGTGGGCTCTGCTCCCTCAAGCACTCATTTTAATAGCTACACGGGTTCACCAGAGACATCCTCTCTGATACCCCTTGGATTTGGTGATATGGGAATCAACAAAAGCTATATCAATTCTCATGGAAAAGCGAACTTTGGTGTTAGTCTACAAGGAAACCATAACAAACAGGACTTCTCTGGCTTTGGCATGTCCTCATTGCCTTTCGGTGGGAGTAGAGGACATGAACCCTTTGCTGAGCAAGGTAGGATCCAACACATAGATGGTGGTCAGTATCATATTGACTTGGATAGAATTGCTACTGGAGATGATACTCGGACTACATTAATCATCAAAAACATCCCAAACAA GTATACTTACAAGATGCTGGTGGCTGAAATTGACGAGAAGCACAAGGGAGACTATGACTTTCTGTGCTTACCTATAGACTTTAAG AATAAGTGCAACATGGGTTATGCTTTTGTCAACATGGTCTCTCCATTGCACATTGTTCCCTTCCAACAG ACCTTCAATGGTAAAATATGGGAGAAATTCAACAGTGGGAAAGTAGCTTCATTGGCATATGCAGAGATTCAAGGAAAGTCTGCTCTTGCTTCATACATGCAGAATCCAAGCACTATGGAGGACGAGAAGCAATTGTTTCCAGAAGTCTCCCACCACAATGATGAGGGTCAAGAGTCTAAGGATCAG GACAGACTTTTTTCAAGCATTTGGAACACAACTGCGCCTGATTCAGATTGGTCTTACAGAATGGATGTTAACGAGAATCCGAGGAAGAACATTGCAGAAGAGTCTTCTTAA